A single Argentina anserina chromosome 7, drPotAnse1.1, whole genome shotgun sequence DNA region contains:
- the LOC126803066 gene encoding AT-hook motif nuclear-localized protein 22-like, translating to MDPVAAHGRPLPPPFLTRDLHLNHPHHQFQHHTHLLHHQNSEDEQNSPGLNNHCGIKRDRDDNSVATTTNSMEGKDQLGGSTSGEGGEITRRPRGRPAGSKNKAKPPIIITRDSANALRSHVMEVANGCDIMDSVSTFARRRQRGVCILSGSGTVTNVTLRQPASPGAVVTLHGRFEILSLSGSFLPPPAPPAASGLTIYLAGGQGQVVGGSVVGPLLASGPVVIMAASFGNAAYERLPLEEEEASAVTPIPGSGPLGSPGIGGGEQQQQSQVQQVQQQQMLQDANSPTPSSSLFHGMQQNLLNSVQLPAEAYWGTARPPY from the coding sequence ATGGACCCGGTAGCAGCACACGGCCGACCACTTCCTCCTCCGTTTCTAACGAGAGACCTTCATCTAAACCACCCTCATCATCAGTTCCAGCACCACACTcacctcctccaccaccaGAATTCTGAAGACGAGCAGAACAGCCCCGGCCTAAACAACCACTGCGGAATCAAACGCGACCGGGACGACAACTCCgtcgccaccaccaccaactCGATGGAAGGAAAGGACCAGCTCGGTGGGTCCACCAGCGGAGAAGGCGGTGAGATCACGAGACGACCTCGTGGCCGACCGGCTGGCTCCAAGAACAAGGCCAAACCCCCCATCATCATCACGCGCGACAGCGCCAACGCTCTAAGGTCTCACGTCATGGAGGTCGCAAACGGCTGCGATATCATGGACTCAGTCTCCACCTTCGCCCGCCGGAGGCAGAGAGGCGTTTGCATTCTCAGCGGCAGCGGCACCGTCACAAATGTAACCCTCCGCCAGCCGGCCTCCCCCGGCGCAGTCGTCACCTTACACGGCAGGTTCGAAATTCTTTCCCTTTCGGGATCATTCCTGCCGCCTCCTGCGCCTCCCGCAGCGTCAGGGCTCACCATTTACCTAGCTGGCGGTCAGGGGCAGGTCGTCGGGGGCAGCGTCGTAGGACCGCTCCTAGCGTCGGGCCCTGTGGTCATTATGGCAGCGAGCTTCGGTAATGCTGCTTACGAGAGACTGCCGCTCGAGGAGGAGGAAGCCTCGGCAGTGACGCCTATTCCGGGGAGCGGGCCGCTTGGCTCCCCCGGCATCGGTGGAGGAGAGCAGCAGCAACAGTCACAAGTTCAACAAGTACAGCAGCAGCAGATGTTGCAAGATGCTAATAGCCCAACACCTTCCTCCTCACTCTTTCATGGGATGCAGCAAAATCTTCTAAATTCAGTTCAATTGCCTGCTGAGGCGTATTGGGGAACAGCTCGTCCTCCTTATTGA
- the LOC126803067 gene encoding probable calcium-binding protein CML23: MSCFRICLTALRWGTSNGCKSFQKKRRRSSSFDAPGTATSSFAAMEVSNQFKQVFEVMDSNGDGKISPVELSEVLCCLGYKNKSAAAKEAEGMVREMDSNGDGFIDLDEFMNAVNANYTMRSGNDGGDDLMDAFLIFDTDKNGKISAKELRRVLVSLGCERSSLKECKQMIKGVDRNGDGVVDFEEFSLMMTRNV; the protein is encoded by the coding sequence ATGAGTTGTTTTAGGATTTGCTTGACCGCTCTCCGGTGGGGCACGTCTAATGGATGCAAGAGCTttcagaagaagagaagaaggtcTTCCAGCTTCGATGCACCAGGGACTGCTACATCGTCTTTTGCGGCCATGGAAGTGTCGAATCAGTTCAAGCAAGTGTTTGAGGTGATGGACTCCAACGGGGATGGGAAGATATCTCCAGTGGAGCTCAGTGAAGTTCTCTGCTGCCTCGGGTACAAGAACAAGTCCGCCGCTGCGAAAGAAGCTGAAGGGATGGTGAGAGAGATGGACAGCAATGGAGACGGCTTCATAGACTTGGATGAGTTCATGAATGCTGTGAATGCTAATTATACAATGCGTAGTGGTAACGATGGCGGTGATGATCTGATGGAtgcttttcttatatttgatacCGATAAGAATGGAAAGATTTCAGCCAAGGAGTTGAGGAGGGTGCTGGTCAGCCTTGGATGTGAGAGAAGCAGTCTGAAAGAGTGTAAGCAAATGATCAAAGGGGTTGATAGGAACGGAGACGGGGTTGTGGATTTTGAAGAATTTAGCTTGATGATGACCAGAAATGTGTAA
- the LOC126803061 gene encoding brefeldin A-inhibited guanine nucleotide-exchange protein 2 encodes MASSEADSRLRQVVSPALEKIIKNASWRKHAKLASECKAVIDRLANPAQPGPDSEPDASEPGPLHDGGSDEFSVADAESIVSPIINAAASGVLKIADPAVDCIQKLIAHGYLRGEADTSGGAGAKLLTKLIESVCKCHDLGDDQMELLVLKTLLSAVTSISLRIHGDCLLQIVRTCYDIYLGSKNIVNQTTAKASLIQMLVIVFRRMEADSSTVPINPIVVAELMDPIEKSDGDASMTMFVQGFITKIMSDIDGVLNPTTPTKLSKHDGAFETTTVETTNPADLLDSTDKDMLDAKYWEISMYKTALEGRKGELADGEMERDEDLEVQIGNKLRRDAFLVFRALCKLSMKTPPKEALADPELMKGKIVALELLKILLENAGAVFRTSDRFLGAIKQYLCLSLLKNSASTLMIVFQLSSSIFISLVSRFRAGLKAEIGVFFPMIVLRVLENVAQPNFQQKMIVLRFLEKLCVDSQILVDIFINYDCDVNSSNIFERMVNGLLKTAQGAPPGVATTLLPPQEATMKLEAMRCLVAILRSIGDWMNKQLRIPDPHSTKKSEVNENSSEPGVLPMENGNGGEESVEGSDSHSEASSEASDALTIEQRRAYKLELQEGISLFNRKPKKGIEFLINANKVGDSPEEIAAFLKNASGLNKTLIGDYLGEREDLSLKVMHAYVESFDLQNLEFDEAIRSFLQGFRLPGEAQKIDRIMEKFAERYCKCNPKAFTSADTAYVLAYSVILLNTDAHNPMVKSKMSADDFIRNNRGIDDGKDLSEEYLRSLYERISRKEIKMKDFDMAAQQIQSVNPNRLLGLDSILNIVIRKRGDSQLETSDDLIKHMQEQFKEKARKSESVYYAATDVVILKFMVEVCWAPMLAAFSVPLDQTDDEVVISLCLEGIRYAIHVTAAMSMKTHRDAFVTSLAKFTSLHSPADIKQKNIEAIKAIVTIADEDGNYLQEAWEHILTCVSRFEHLHLLGEGAPPDATFFAFPQNEPEKSKQAKSTVLPVLKKKGQGKMQYAAAAVLRGSYDSAGIGGNASGMVTSEQMNNLVSNLNMLEQVGDMSRIFTRSQKLNSEAIIDFVKALCKVSMEELRSATDPRVFSLTKMVEIAHYNMNRIRLVWSSIWHVLSNFFVTIGCSENLSIAIFAMDSLRQLSMKFLEREELANYNFQNEFMKPFVIVMRKSSAVEIRELIIRCVSQMVLSRVNNVKSGWKSMFMVFTTAAYDDHKNIVLLAFEIIEKIIRDYFPYITETETTTFTDCVNCLIAFTNSRFNKDVSLNAIAFLRFCATKLAEGGLSSSSRNKEKDASGKIPSSPQGWKEGRQDNGGMPDKDDHLYFWFPLLAGLSELSFDPRPEIRKSALQVLFESLRNHGHLFSLPLWEKVFESVLFPIFDYVRHAIDPSGENSPEQGVDSETGELDQDAWMYETCTLALQLVVDLFVKFYDTVNPLLKKVLVLLVSFIRRPHQSLAGIGIAAFVRLMSNAGDLFSDEKWLEVVLSLKEAANSTLPDFSFILSGDSIIANLDSSSREDHGGSGRPEDDSERLRTNHLYAGLADVKCRAAVQLLLIQAVMEIYTMYRSHLSTNNTLILFNALHDLASHAHKINTDTTLRARLQEFGSMTQMQDPPLLRIENESYQICLTFLQNLVEDRPPSFDEVEVESHIVDLCKEVLQFYIEAACSGKISESSNGQQHRWLIPLGSGRRRELAARAPLIVATLQAICSLGETSFQNNLSHFFPLLATLISCEHGSDEVQIALSDMLSSSVGPVLLWSC; translated from the exons ATGGCTTCTTCGGAAGCCGATTCCCGTCTCCGACAGGTCGTTTCTCCAGCCCTAGAGAAGATCATCAAGAACGCCTCCTGGCGCAAGCACGCCAAGCTCGCCAGCGAATGCAAGGCCGTCATCGACCGCCTCGCCAATCCGGCCCAACCCGGCCCCGATTCCGAACCCGACGCCTCCGAGCCCGGCCCTCTCCACGACGGCGGTTCCGATGAGTTCTCCGTCGCCGACGCCGAGTCCATCGTCAGCCCTATCATCAACGCCGCCGCGTCGGGAGTGCTGAAGATCGCCGATCCTGCCGTCGACTGCATCCAGAAGCTAATCGCGCACGGCTACCTCCGCGGCGAGGCCGACACCTCAGGCGGCGCCGGGGCGAAGCTGCTGACGAAGCTGATCGAGTCGGTCTGTAAATGCCACGATTTGGGGGACGATCAGATGGAGCTGCTCGTCCTCAAGACGCTGCTGTCAGCAGTGACGTCAATCTCGCTGCGGATTCACGGCGACTGCTTGCTTCAGATAGTGAGGACTTGCTACGATATCTATTTAGGCAGTAAAAACATAGTGAACCAGACGACGGCGAAGGCGTCGCTGATCCAGATGCTGGTCATTGTTTTCCGGCGAATGGAGGCCGATTCCTCCACCGTGCCGATTAATCCCATTGTTGTGGCAGAATTGATGGATCCGATTGAGAAATCTGACGGTGATGCGTCGATGACTATGTTTGTGCAGGGCTTCATTACCAAGATTATGTCGGACATTGATGGAGTGTTGAATCCGACGACGCCGACGAAGCTCTCCAAGCATGATGGGGCGTTTGAGACCACCACGGTGGAGACTACGAATCCAGCGGATTTGCTGGACTCTACTGATAAGGACATGTTGGATGCAAAGTACTGGGAGATTAGTATGTACAAGACGGCGTTGGAGGGCCGAAAGGGGGAGCTGGCGGATGGGGAAATGGAGAGGGATGAGGATTTGGAGGTTCAGATTGGTAATAAGTTGAGGAGAGATGCTTTTTTGGTGTTTAGAGCTCTTTGTAAGCTGTCTATGAAGACTCCGCCCAAGGAGGCGTTGGCCGATCCGGAGTTGATGAAGGGGAAGATTGTGGCTTTGGAGCTTTTGAAGATTTTGTTGGAGAATGCCGGTGCTGTGTTTAGGACCAGCGACAG GTTTTTAGGTGCCATTAAGCAGTACTTATGTCTGTCATTGTTGAAGAACAGTGCGTCAACTCTTATGATAGTTTTTCAGCTATCTTCTTCCATTTTCATTAGTCTGGTGTCAAGATTTAGAGCTGGACTAAAAGCAGAAATTGGAGTATTTTTTCCTATGATTGTTCTCAGAGTTTTAGAGAATGTTGCACAACCTAATTTTCAGCAGAAGATGATAGTGCTTCGGTTTCTTGAGAAGCTCTGTGTCGATTCTCAGATCTTGGTAGACATATTTATCAATTATGATTGTGATGTCAATTCATCAAACATATTTGAAAG GATGGTAAATGGCCTTCTTAAAACTGCTCAAGGTGCACCTCCTGGTGTTGCCACCACGTTATTACCTCCTCAAGAGGCAACTATGAAACTTGAAGCCATGAGGTGCTTAGTTGCTATATTGAGGTCGATTGGAGACTGGATGAACAAACAACTGCGTATTCCAGATCCTCATTCTACCAAGAAATCTGAGGTTAATGAGAATAGTTCTGAACCAGGAGTGCTTCCCATGGAAAATGGGAATGGTGGTGAGGAATCTGTTGAAGGATCAGATTCTCATTCTGAAGCTTCCAGTGAAGCATCGGATGCTTTAACAATCGAGCAACGCCGAGCTTACAAGCTGGAACTTCAG GAAGGTATATCTCTTTTCAATCGGAAACCAAAGAAAGGAATTGAGTTTCTTATTAATGCAAATAAGGTGGGTGATTCACCAGAGGAGATTGCTGCTTTTCTAAAAAATGCATCTGGTTTGAACAAGACTTTGATCGGGGATTATCTTGGAGAAAGAGAAGACTTATCGCTAAAAGTAATGCATGCTTATGTGGAATCCTTTGATCTTCAAAATTTGGAGTTTGATGAGGCAATCAGGTCCTTTCTTCAAGGCTTTAGGTTGCCTGGTGAGGCACAGAAGATTGACAGAATAATGGAAAAGTTCGCTGAGCGCTATTGCAAGTGCAATCCAAAGGCTTTTACTAGTGCTGATACAGCCTATGTCCTTGCCTACTCCGTGATATTGCTCAATACTGATGCTCATAACCCCATGGTGAAGAGCAAG ATGTCAGCTGATGATTTTATAAGAAACAATCGTGGCATAGATGATGGAAAAGATCTATCTGAGGAGTACTTGAGGTCACTGTATGAACGAATATCGAGAAAGGagataaaaatgaaagatttTGATATGGCTGCTCAGCAGATACAGTCAGTGAACCCAAACCGTCTTTTGGGCTTGGATAGTATCTTAAATATTGTGATCCGGAAACGAGGAGACAGTCAACTGGAGACCAGTGATGATCTTATCAAGCATATGCAAGAGCAATTTAAAGAAAAAGCTCGGAAATCTGA GTCAGTTTATTATGCGGCAACAGATGTGGTGATTCTTAAATTCATGGTTGAGGTCTGCTGGGCTCCTATGCTGGCTGCCTTCAGTGTTCCACTTGACCAAACTGATGATGAAGTAGTTATTTCTCTGTGTCTTGAAGGGATCCGTTATGCTATCCATGTTACTGCCGCAATGTCTATGAAGACCCATAGAGATGCTTTTGTGACTTCACTGGCGAAGTTTACTTCCCTCCACTCTCCTGCTGACATCAAGCAGAAAAACATAGAAGCAATCAAG GCTATAGTGACAATTGCTGATGAAGATGGGAACTACCTACAAGAAGCTTGGGAGCATATTTTGACTTGTGTTTCCCGCTTTGAACATCTACATCTCCTGGGAGAGGGTGCTCCTCCAGATGCCACTTTCTTTGCTTTTCCTCAGAATGAACCAGAAAAATCAAAGCAAGCCAAGTCAACTGTCCTTCCTGTTCTTAAAAAGAAGGGCCAAGGGAAAATGCAGTATGCAGCTGCTGCTGTGTTGAGAGGTTCATATGATAGTGCTGGTATTGGTGGGAATGCTTCTGGGATGGTCACATCAGAACAGATGAACAATTTGGTTTCTAACTTAAATATGTTAGAACAAGTTGGAGACATGAGCCGCATATTCACACGGAGTCAAAAGCTAAATAGTGAGGCAATTATTGATTTTGTCAAGGCTCTTTGCAAGGTCTCTATGGAGGAATTGCGATCTGCAACTGATCCTCGGGTTTTCAGCCTCACAAAGATGGTTGAAATTGC GCATTATAACATGAACCGCATCAGGCTTGTGTGGTCTAGCATCTGGCATGTACTCTCTAATTTCTTTGTGACGATTGGTTGTTCTGAAAACCTGTCTATTGCAATTTTTGCTATGGATTCTCTACGCCAATTGTCAATGAAGTTCTTGGAGCGAGAAGAGCTGGCTAATTATAATTTTCAGAATGAGTTTATGAAACCTTTTGTCATTGTTATGCGTAAAAGTAGTGCAGTTGAGATACGAGAATTAATTATCAGATGTGTCTCCCAAATGGTTTTATCTCGTGTCAACAATGTCAAATCTGGATGGAAGAGCATGTTCATG GTTTTCACTACCGCAGCTTATGACGACCACAAGAATATTGTACTCTTGGCCTTTGAAATAATTGAGAAGATTATCCGCGACTACTTCCCCTACATTACCGAGACTGAAACCACTACTTTTACTGATTGCGTAAATTGTCTAATTGCATTCACCAATAGTAGATTCAATAAAGACGTTAGCCTCAATGCTATTGCTTTTCTTCGGTTCTGTGCAACAAAACTTGCTGAGGGAGGTCTTAGTTCTTCATCAAGAAACAAGGAGAAGGATGCATCTGGAAAAATTCCATCTTCACCTCAAGGATGGAAAGAAGGAAGACAAGATAATGGGGGAATGCCAGATAAGGATGACCATCTTTATTTCTGGTTCCCTTTGTTGGCTG GTTTGTCCGAACTTAGCTTTGATCCTAGGCCTGAAATCAGGAAGAGTGCCTTACAAGTGCTATTTGAATCTTTACGTAACCATGGTCACCTTTTCTCTCTACCTTTGTGGGAAAAAGTGTTTGAATCAGTGCTATTTCCAATATTTGACTATGTGCGGCATGCTATTGATCCTTCTGGGGAAAACTCACCAGAACAGGGGGTTGACAGTGAAACAGGCGAGCTTGATCAAGATGCCTGGATGTACGAGACATGCACATTGGCACTCCAATTAGTTGTTGATCTTTTTGTCAAGTTTTATGACACTGTCAATCCTCTTTTGAAGAAAGTTTTGGTGCTTCTAGTCAGTTTTATCAGACGACCTCACCAAAGCCTAGCTGGCATAGGTATTGCTGCATTTGTGCGATTGATGAGCAATGCAGGGGACCTCTTTTCTGATGAGAAGTGGCTGGAAGTGGTTTTATCATTAAAAGAAGCAGCCAATTCAACTCTTCctgatttttctttcattcttaGTGGAGACAGCATCATAGCAAACCTAGACTCTTCTAGTAGAGAAGATCATGGAGGGTCTGGGAGGCCTGAAGATGATTCAGAGAGACTAAGGACAAACCATCTTTATGCTGGCTTAGCTGACGTGAAGTGCCGAGCTGCTGTTCAACTTTTATTGATTCAG GCAGTGATGGAGATTTACACCATGTATCGGAGTCACCTTTCAACAAATAACACATTAATCCTGTTCAATGCTTTGCATGATTTGGCATCACATGCTCACAAAATTAACACTGATACCACTTTACGGGCAAGGCTACAAGAGTTTGGCTCCATGACACAAATGCAAGATCCTCCGCTGTTACGTATAGAGAATGAATCTTACCAAATATGCCTCACATTCTTACAGAATCTTGTAGAGGACAGGCCTCCAAGTTTTGATGAGGTGGAGGTAGAGTCCCACATTGTGGACCTTTGCAAAGAGGTTTTACAGTTCTATATTGAAGCAGCTTGCTCTGGGAAGATTTCTGAATCATCTAATGGCCAGCAGCACCGTTGGCTGATTCCTCTAGGTTCTGGGCGACGGAGAGAGTTGGCTGCACGAGCACCGCTTATTGTGGCTACTCTCCAAGCCATCTGTTCCTTGGGAGAGACTTCATTTCAAAATAACTTGTCCCATTTCTTCCCACTGCTTGCAACCTTGATTAGTTGTGAACATGGGTCCGATGAGGTCCAGATTGCCCTCAGTGACATGTTAAGCTCATCAGTCGGTCCAGTTCTGCTGTGGTCATGTTGA